From Kitasatospora sp. MAP12-44:
ACTCGGCGGTGGCCCGCGCCAACCTGCACGAGGCCGGCCTGGAGAAGGTGGCCGAGGTGCGCACCGGCCGGGCCGTGGACAGCCTCGCCGAGCTGGTGGACGACGGCGCCGAGCCCTTCGACCTGGTCTTCATCGACGCGGACAAGCCCAGCAACCCGGACTACTTCCGCTGGGCGCTGAAGCTCACCCGCCCCGGCTCGCTGATCATCATCGACAACGTGGTGCGCGGCGGCGCGGTGGCCGACGCGGCGAGCACCGACCCGTCCGTGCTGGGCGTGCGCGCGATGCACGAGCTGATCGCGGCCGAGCCGCGGGTCTCGGCGACCGCCGTGCAGACCGTGGGGGTCAAGGGCTACGACGGCTTCACGCTGGTCCGGGTCACCAGCTGATCCGGACCGGCCCCGCCGGCCGGTGGTGAGCTGGGCCGGCGAGGCGGACCCGATGCCTACTGGGGGTCGGTCGGCGGCTGCTGGCCGAGCTGCTGGTTCATCTTGTCCTGAGCGGCGTCGACCTCGCGCTCGTACTTGTTGCCCGTCTTCGCGTCGAGGGCGTCGCCGGCCTTCTGGGCCCCCTGCTGGGCAGAGTCCTCGTGTCCGTGCAGCAATCCCTTGAGCTTGTCAAGCATCGACATGGGTGGCCTCCTTGCGGAACGTCTGGCCCTCCCAGCATCGCTGAGATGGACGATGTGCACACCCTGAGGACCCCGACGACCCCGAGGACCCTGAGGACCCTGAGGACCCTGAGGTCCCCGGGACCCCGAGCCAACGAAACGAGAGGACGCGGCATGCGCATCGGACTTCTGGGTACCGGCCCGTGGGCGCAGCGGGTGCACGCGCCCGTGCTGGCGGCCCACCCCGGCGTGGAGTTCGCCGGGGTGTGGGGCCGGCGCCCGGCGGCGGCCGCCGAACTCGCGGCGGCGCACGGGACGACGGCCTACCAGGACCTGGACGCGCTGCTCGCCGCCGTGGACGCGGTCTCGGTGGCCGTGCCGCCCGCCGTGCAGGCCGGGCTCGCGGTGCGCGCGGCCGAGGCGGGTCGGCACCTGCTGCTGGACAAGCCACTCGCCCTGGACGTCGAGCAGGCGGCCGCGGTGCTGGCGGCGGTCGAGCGGGCCCGGGTGCGCGCCGAGGTCTTCTTCACGCTGCGCTTCGACGAGGGCCAGTCCGCCTGGACGGACCAACAGGCGGCCAGCGGCGGCTGGTTCACCGGCCACGCGCAGTGGCTGGGCGCGGTCTTCACCACCGACAGCCCGTACGCGGCCTCGCCCTGGCGCCGCGAGCGGGGAGCGCTCTGGGACGTCGGCCCGCACGTGCTGTCGGTGCTGCTGCCCACGCTCGGCGAGGTCGAGCAGGTCACCGCGGCGGCCGGCCCCGGGGACACCGTGCACCTGGCCCTGCGGCACGCCGGCGGCGCCTCCAGCACCGCGAGCCTCAGCCTGACGGCCCCGGCGGCGGCCGCCGGAGTGGGCATCGAGCTGCGCGGGGAGGCCGGGGTGAGCAGGCTGCCCGGCTCCACCGCCGGTCCCGGCGCGGCCTTCCACCGCGCCGTCGACGCCCTGCTCGCGGACCAGCCGCACCCGTGCGACGCGGCCTTCGGCCTGCGTGTGGTGCGCCTGCTGGCCGCCGCGGAGGAGGCGCTGGCCACCGGCACCACGGTCCGGGGGCTCTGAGTTCGGGGGCTGCGAGTTCGGGGGCTCTGAGGGCGTTATTCGATGGATCACCGCACCGCGCGAACCTAGAGTGACGGGACACGATGTCGTCACCAGGAGCGGGCCATGCGAACGCACTATCCTCGCACCCCGCACCTGCCCTGGTCGCCGGGCGCCACCGCGGACGACGTCCGCAGTGGGGACCTCTCAGGGCTGCTGGGGCGCGAGGTGGTGGTCACCGAGAAGCTCGACGGTGAGAACACCACGCTCTACCCGGACGGCCTGCACGCCCGTTCGCTGGACTCCGCGCACCATCCGTCCAGGGCCTGGGTGAAGGCCCTGCAGGGGCGGATCGCCCGGTCGATCCCGGCGGGCTGGCGGGTGTGCGGGGAGAACCTCTACGCCCGGCACTCGATCGCCTACCAGGAGCTGGAGAGCTGGTTCTACGCCTTCTCGGTCTGGGACGGCGAGCACTGCCTGGACTGGGACCGCACAGTGCGCTGGACCCGGCGGGTGGG
This genomic window contains:
- a CDS encoding antitoxin — protein: MSMLDKLKGLLHGHEDSAQQGAQKAGDALDAKTGNKYEREVDAAQDKMNQQLGQQPPTDPQ
- a CDS encoding Gfo/Idh/MocA family oxidoreductase, whose protein sequence is MRIGLLGTGPWAQRVHAPVLAAHPGVEFAGVWGRRPAAAAELAAAHGTTAYQDLDALLAAVDAVSVAVPPAVQAGLAVRAAEAGRHLLLDKPLALDVEQAAAVLAAVERARVRAEVFFTLRFDEGQSAWTDQQAASGGWFTGHAQWLGAVFTTDSPYAASPWRRERGALWDVGPHVLSVLLPTLGEVEQVTAAAGPGDTVHLALRHAGGASSTASLSLTAPAAAAGVGIELRGEAGVSRLPGSTAGPGAAFHRAVDALLADQPHPCDAAFGLRVVRLLAAAEEALATGTTVRGL
- a CDS encoding O-methyltransferase, producing MTQQQWTAVDEYLSGVLVGEDAALTGALATSAAAGLPHIAVAPNQGKLLHLLALTVGARRILEVGALGGYSAIWLGRALPADGRLISLEIDPAHSAVARANLHEAGLEKVAEVRTGRAVDSLAELVDDGAEPFDLVFIDADKPSNPDYFRWALKLTRPGSLIIIDNVVRGGAVADAASTDPSVLGVRAMHELIAAEPRVSATAVQTVGVKGYDGFTLVRVTS